GGAGGTTACAGCAACTGGCGTTTCATCAGAATTCACCTGCAATAACTGCATTGTCTGTAACACTGGCAGTGTGGCAGCTTGTGGTTGAGGCACAAGGGCAGGCTGAGTTGGTGGATTTATGATTGGTTGAGCTTGAGGCACCACACTAAGATGCAGTTGAGGCACAACGGCAGACTGGGCTTGGGGCACCACTGTCGGATGGGAATGAGGCTGGCATGGCAGAGCAGATTGAACGGGAGTTTTAGATTGTAGGGTGGGGTTGCAGGTGGTCATTAGAGTGGAGCTGAGTTGAGGTTTTGGTAATAATGCAGGTTGTACCCGAACAGAAGATTGTGGATGGGTTAACTGTGCTGTCGGTGTTTCAATAGATGGCTGATGGACCACTACAGCTTGGGATACAATGGCTGGCACTGATAAAATTGAAGACTGTTGTGCCATGGCTGACTGAGGGCATGGCACAACTGCTGAATATATCTGAGGAGGTCTTGGCCCAGATGGCTGAACAGGAATGCATGTTGATGTTGGGGcttgcagttgaacaggagcctGTGGTTGCAAATGAATAGAAGTGGGTTCCTCAAGGTGTTTTGTCCCCATTGAACATACAGAAAGTTGCTGAGGGTTATGTGAAATGCTGGCACCATCTGTGATGAGTGCCTGGGAGACAGGTTGCACTGTATTTCCTGCAAGCTGTAGTGTTGTCCATGTAGTCTGTGTGCTACTAGTTGGACTGGTTCTAAGAAGGGTAGAGCTTGCTGGTAATATAGTGCTAACAGACTGGATTTCAGAATTATGTGAGAGCATGGTGGGGGCTGCAGCAACAGGAACCACAGAGTTACTGATCACAACTTGAGGCAGAGAAGATAGGTTAAGCATATGCTGAAGTCGGAGAGGTGCTGCCGGACAGGTAGCAGAAGTGAGACTGGGGGTTGGGTTATCTGGTTGAAGTTGTGGAGGGAGAGGGGTGCTGACAGCAGACTGGGGACATAAACCTTGAACCGTAATATAATTCATAGGAGGGTTTAATGGAGTAGTAGGTGCCAGAGGAGAATATTGTTCCACAACTGTAAGACATGGCTTAGATACAGCAGGAATAAGAGTTGCTACAGGTATATGGGAAGATGTAGAGGTAACTACAACTTTGTTGACTGGTGCTCCATTCATAATACCAACAGTCTGGCCCATGCCTAATGTAATATCACATGATGGTTGGACTGTTACAGCATTTGTCGGTTGTTTATCAAGATGAGAAACTGGATGTTGTGGAATAGAGACTTTGCTTGTGGGACAGGAGTTGTTGCCATTGGAGTAGACGATTATTCCCTTTGACATCAAGTGCGTCGGAGTGACTTTGGCTACTTTTGCACAACGCTGCTTCCCTTTCCAGTGTATAGTGGGGTCATCGAGGAAATTGATGCCATTAGCTTTGAGGAGCTCAATATAATGAGCGCTTTCCTTGCGTAGGTCCTCCAGCTGGAGCCGTAAGCGTTTTATCTCCTCTGCTGCagaaaaatatttaacataGATGTCAAAATGAATTACTGCATATAAGCCTACAAAGAATGCATTggcagaaaatgtatttaatactTATCTTAATAAAACTATGTCCCATATAAGGAGCACGTAAAATGCTAATGCATCATTTGTAAATGCACATTTTGGAATGGCTAACCTTGGACTTTGTCTCCTCCATTAAGCAGCATTTCATCATTTTGTCGCTTTAGATCAGTGATGTAACGATAAGCCTCTCCCAGAATCATATTTTTACTCTATAAGGAAAAGCAAAGTATATCAGACTGAGAACTCTGTAggaacaacaataaaaaaacacttaaaactgTGCTTAGTTTATacttttatacatttacctgttTCAAGGCCTGAGAGCAAGGCAAAAGCTCTCCAATCCGATTTATACCCGTATTGATTTTCTCTTTACGATGTCTTTCCACTGATGTGTAATGTAAATAAAGAATAGCATGCAAAAATATtacttataaaatatttattacatattaaaaataaagactCATACTTTGTTTTGACCATAATACATTCTCACCTGCATTATGAATCTCCTTATTTTTCTTCCGCCTAACATgtcataaaaaataattaaatggtAAACAACTTAAACTCATAAGTGAATAAGAAATAACAGTACACATTAGCTAATTGGAAAAAAACAGACTACATTATGCAAAGTTTATGAATTTAGCAGATATGTCTAATTAAATCAaagaatattaaacaaaatggTAATATTATCCTACAAGGGTAAATTTGTTACAATGCCCTAGGTATCATAAACTAACAGTAAACAgcaatattacagtatttattaatctaggtttattttaatgtatacaTTTGTTCACTGTTCATTCATAATGAATTTACTACATTAAAATTAACAGCAAAATATTAATCTAGAATAAGAAATGTTATAAAGTATTGTACCTATTGCATTAATTgatcttaaaatataaaaccttattgtaaagtatcACCTTTAAAACAAACGGcccaaaaattataaatttgacAAAAGAACAATTTGGTTTAGTTAGAATTACTATGACATTCATTATACTCTTTAAGCAGGAATTGATCAGTACCGTGGTGGTTTTGGGTTATTTGTTTGATTCTGTACTATCTCCGGCATCCTGGCACACTGTACAGCCTGTAAtaccaaaacacatgaacgaaATCTTATTTGTAAAGAATGCAACTCATGGTATGATATGTAAGGGTATATGCTGTGGTTGGAGACAAATATATGCAATATTACCTTTCAGCACTAAGCATGCAGctatcatgtgtgtgtgagctcaaCAATGAAGACCATAGATCCAGGCACCTCTGTGTTCCATTAAAAACTTAAGCAAAGAAGAGGGGAAatacataatttaaaaatattaaattatgacATCATATAACTTTACATAACACTATTACATTATTGTAAGGCATTGTCATTGAACTTCACTGACACTTCAGAAAGGTTTTAAGATTAAATAAAATAGACATTGTATTTACTTGCAAGAACAGTAAGGAAGAATCTGACTCATGTCAGAGGTCAGCGATACAGACATCTGATCAACCACATATTGCAGCCAACTGAGCTTGTGTATTAAATTTAAATTGCAATGTAAATACAGTACAAGTAAGCCCGTTTATCTGGCCTGTCACTAGCATTGTGAAGCTCTTTAACACTTGGCTAACAGACTTAGCTTGTTAGCTTTGAAACCTAAATCTATATTGAGCTCTGAGTCTGAATaacttaaataaacacaaacacagactgaTGAAAATATAGCTGGATGTACACACATTACGGTACAACTATTGTAAGCGTCTCCTTTTGTATGCCCTTAAGGCACAAAGATGGCATGAGTGGTTAACTGGCAGTGAGCTAACACGACAGCTAACACACCACCATGGTTTTCGAATACTAACTGCATCACTAATCTCTTTAACACAACATGTCAGCAGTTGTCACCTGTCAAGGACCTACCGATTGCTTGTCCATTCTTTGAGCTGACGATATCCCCGTCAAAACTTTGCTAATCCTGAACAATTTACTCCATCTCTGACCTAGCATAAACCTGGCAGTCACAAAACAGTGAGGCGGGATTTCCGTTTTGTCCAATCACATTATAGAAGATTGAGACTGCATCCAATCAGATCACGAGTCCATGCTAAAGGGGCGTTGTTGTTGATGAGGTCATCTGAAAATGCACACAACGCAGGAGAAGTAAATGTTTATCATCCCAGTCTTGTGGACTTTAAAaccttgtttaaaaaaaaaaaagagtagaaAATAAACATGTAACGCTTAAAAAACGAGtactttttataaattaaatattgcaTAACAAATAACAATGTTGTATCCAGttcacaaaaataaagaaaaacgaaaaataatgcaaatagtattttttttatttagaggTTTAAAAGTCATACAATATAGAGCTCCAGAAAAAGATAAAATTTTCCAAAGAAAGGATGAACAAAAACATGCTTTTACTACAATGAAGAGGGCATGTCTCTCTTGGCATGCACTGAGTCAAGGCTTTTCCTGGGATCTGGTTCTGCAAGTCCTATACAATAACTTGTAGAACTAACCATTTTACCCCCACATTGTATATGGGAAATATGTGGTGGTCAGTGAACATCACTGAAATGTAACTGTTGCATTGTGGGAGGATTTATTTCTGCTGCGTTATCAAGTGAGAGATTTAAATTTAGAAACAGTCAGTAATGTAATGGGTGGGGGAAAATTAAGCTTctttcacataaaaaaaaaaaaaaaacacaaaaaaaaacactaaccTCTAACTTAAATCCTGGTGAACAAAAAGATATTAGAGAACCATATCCACCATAAACAACGCAACCGCAAAGGCCCATAAAAAGCCAAATCTTCCTATCAGAAGCCTTAACATCTCACCAGCAGCATTACTGCAAACCCCAGAAAAAGCCCAGACTCAATCcacaaattaaaaagaaaaagaaacaagatGGGCATATTAAATAATGGGCTGAAAAACAATACATTCACAAACAAGTGGAGTTTACTCCTCATAACCTCCCCCATAACTAAAACAGTTGTACCACTCTCTTGTTCGAGGGGGCTCTATGCTCCATTTCCTCACTGGGTTAGCCTCAACACAGATTGATGCGGCTGAAATCACAAGGAGACATTGCATCGCATGCAACCCTCCAACATTGCATATTGCCTGTATGGTGAAACAGGAGGTCTCGGCTACCAACGGATTCCCTTGCCGCGTGTCCGAGGGCTCAGATGGAGGGATGATGGAGTTCTGCGGATTCCAAGTGCCCCTAAGACGATTCAAACAATCACTCCAAGGTTGCCAGCTGGGGCGTATCGAGTCATATTTTAAAAAGACTTTACCTCTTTTGTTCTATTGTTTTGTCCAAGCAAAGCGATGTCCCCTTAccttaaacaaatataaaataaaataaaaatgcaaacagTATGCTTTGAAAACAACTTACACCATGTCAGATCAATAAGAAGTCAGCAGCTTTTTGGAGCACTTGTGGATTCTGCTTGAAAACCTCCATGTAATTTCAACTCTCTAAATGAtgagcaaaaaaagaaaagaaaaagaaaacgacaacaaaaaaaatttgaGGGGGGGACTAAAGTTTTTGCACAATAAATGCAGCAAATACGTCATTGATTTTTTTCTGTCTAAAATGTCCTCTGAAGAAAGTGGTGAGTGTGTCAACCCTGGGGCATCTGTTACAGTTCCATTTGGGGAAGAAACCAATCTGGTGTCGCGCTTCAACCCCTAGTCGGCTTTCTGCAGCTCTCCTGCTGGGGGCGCACATGGGCTGCGCAGGCTTTTCTGAAGAACGTGGGCATCTGCTGGCTCTATCCTCTTGTAATAGTTCTTTTTTGTCTCAATGATCTCAAAGCCAAATTTCTGGTAGAAGTCAATTGCAGACTCATTGCTGATCTGCACGTGACTGTGAAGACATGAAAGAGAAACCGAAACCATGTTACTTTAGCATGTGGAAGACTCCTTAAATATTCAGTGCTTCATTCAAgtatcaacattaaacattatatGAATGAGACACAGATGAAtgttttacaacaaataaagcaCAAGACTTTCTTCAGACTCACAGGTAAATGTTGTCAAAAGTGCCATCCTTCTCACAAATGTTCAACACATGGTTCAGCATTTTTGTTCCTTAAAACAGACATGGCAAGATAAATATCAGTAACTGGAAAATTTGCAAATAACAAAATCTAAACATCACTTCTCTAGTGGCTTACAAAAATCTTCATCTTTGCGCAAAGAAAATAATCTGATTATGCAACCACGCATTCAATCCCAGGGAATCTGAACCCTGAATGCCCTTTGAAATAAACAAGGACGCACAAGCACCAAAAACAGTCAGAAAACGAATCTCACCTATGCCAAGTCTGCGGTAAGGTGCTAGACAACCCAGTGTCATGATGTAGAGTCGCTTCTGGTTCTGAGAGTGATCCACTCTACAGCACACGGCACCAACTGCGATGTCGTTGAAATACGCTGGAAAAGGTTCAAATGGTTAGCTACACTAAAAAAAAGCttcaataatattttagaaattaattattttatttagcaagtatACACTGAATGTGGTGGTAAAGACAATTGTAAATGTTACAAAACTCCCATTTCCaataaattctgttcttttgattttttttttttttttttgaaaatgtaataatatatctaatattaacattttaatggattttaataaaataattacagccttggtgaacagCAGAAACATCttccaaaaacaaaataaaacaagcatCCTAAACTAGTAGTTTACATTTGACAAAAGCATCATTAGGAAGTCACATTTGTTTCTTACCTAGCTTGGCGAGCTCTCCTACTTCAAGAACATCTTTGTAGAACTTGTCATTGTAGCTGACAGGGAAGATCACTTGGTTCAGACGCTTCAACTGTTTAATGTTGTGGGGTGTAACGTCCCCCAACTCGATCCGGCTACTAGAACAAAAGCAGAATGGTCAACTAGCTGTAcaccaaagaagaaaaaatgttCTGTCTGCCTACATATGAGGAGCATAGTCTctacaaatatttatattatagctTTACCATTAGGAATgtgttatatatatgtatatataaaggCGGTGCggtattgaagaaaaatgcaataCGCAAtgccttgttaaataatgcgatatttgaCATGATACTTTATTATATATCGCAATGGCATGCAATATCTTACAATTTTTGTACAATTTTTGCATATATGCTAATATATATTATAGCATATATGCAAAAATTGTAAatctacactatgtaacttctGTCTACagagggtgcctattcaaaacaaagacaTAGCTTGATGACACActgaatcttgggacatgtggtctttatGTAAGAACTcgaataaacaaaatatataacactggtctggtggtttttggatattttactggaaAAATCTTTAAAACCACCAACGACAGTGTTAAATATAATcaacaaatctcaaaatataaaTAGGCACTTTTCATACTCTATCATGATGTTATGCTTAAATCTATAGAtttgtttttagtgttttatttaaaaaaaagtatagagTATAACTTCCTGAAAAAGTCCACAGCAGACTCCGAATTGCTTTCACATTCATGCAAATCGCGCCACAGTTCCAGTCTAACCGAACTGAGATCACCTCCTACAGGTATTCTCTGGTTTGCTTACAAGTTCACATGACAGCTGTCACCAATTTTTCATGTGGATCATGCCGTTTAAACTAAATTGCCAGTATAAAAGCACCCCAAGTGTCAGtgtccctatatatatatatatattggtgcTAACCAAACAGAGTGCACCCACCAAAAAATGCATTGGGTCAATGCACGATCACAGTAAACCAGCAGTGTGTAAAGCAGGTATTTATAGGAGAGCAGCATGCTGAAGCACAGCACCAACACAACAGCTGCTGATCACATGCTGCCACTTGAACAACCAGTATGAAGTGACAAGAGAAAAACATGGACATTAAATCCATATTTAGTGTCCATGTTTTTATCCTTTCACCTCATACTGGTGGATGACCATTACGATCACATAAAACCTTGTGATTCCCAAAAATCACATCAAATTGCACCAGTTTCAAAtaagtttaaatgaaaaaaaaagtataaaattgACGTAAAGCAAGAATGACAGTTCATAAAACTACCATCAAACCGCTCCTACCTTGTctccctaaaaaaaaaattttgtgGGTGGTTctctaattaaacacacctgattctcATCAGCTCCATAGCAGAGACCTGTAATGGGTGTGTCATATGTGTGTGCAGGCCTTCCAAAAACAGGGTTGGGTACCACTGTGTTGAAGATGCATTTCAAAAATGAAATAGTATGACACTTAAAATGAACGATATTTAGAGAGAATTAGAAAGGCAATCTCACTAATTTTTCTTTATACGTGATCAAAGCATAATAACTTCAGTGATTATATATTATACTTAATATTTATTACAATAATTTCATCCACTAAACTTCAAGTAACAACCTTCATTAAGTGTCTTTAAACCCCTATAAACTTGTCATGTCATTTGTCAAAGAGGATATGCTATGCGGCTAAGCTCACTCCATCACGTGTGTCACATCTcaaattttacataaaaatattcACATATACGAAAAAATCAACATGACAGCAACAAGCTTTAATGTCAAAATAACGGCCTCGGGATCCATGAGAGGTCATTTCAGAGGAATATAAGCGTGGCTGGCTAACCAAGATAGCAACTTGAAGACTGACTCAACATTTTCGAATTTAGATTCGACACACGATCCAGTTTGGCACGGATTTAACTAGTACCATTTGTGCTGCCATTTGGTTTAATCTGACGCTAGATTATATAAGAGATTTTTAAGGCGTTTTCGGACAACTGGTGAAAAAAGGTAAGGCAATGACTAAAGACTGGGTGTGAAAATGCGGCGCAAATGTTTCTCCTCCACATTAAGCGCGCAGAGAGCTAGCAGCTAGCATTAAACCAACTCCACTGCCCCCCTACTGGAAAAAAGAGAGAATAGAGATGGGAAAACTTTACTTGAAATGAATAGACTCTTCTTGGTTGTTTACTCACCCTTTCATGTTGAAGAAAACACGTTTGTTGTAAGGGATACAGGGGCAGTTTGCGGTATTTGGCAGTCTAAAGGGGAATTTGGGCAGAGTTTGGGATGTGATCCCCTCCACATGTATGCTGCTAGCACACTAGCTAAGCAGTCCGCATTTGCCTCTGTGCTGTGGCCGAGGATTGCCAGATCCTTTCGATTAAATCCCCGCCAATAACTTAAATCAGGACGAGAAACAAATTGAAAGATTTTATAGTCGTTTTGAAATACTTTTAATTTACTataatatttaatgcattttatatataaatgagAACGCACTTAATCAGTGAAAATCCACTTACAAAACCACACCAGTAACTATTCGAAAATAGGGGATTTGGCAACGCTAGTTCTAGGAGGCTGCTGCTGTCAACCTTCACCACTGACAACAAGCAACAGGAAACAGAAAAACGGGAAATTACGTTTAGGAAATTTTGTGCTTTGAAAATACAAGTCCCGCCCTATTTTAatccaaataaaataatataaaacttcTTTGTTTTGTATTATGTAAACCGATACGTCACTTTGATGTCATGATTCAGGAAAATCCGCTGTACTCGGTCTAATAAAATACACGAATTAATGCGATTATGAgttaacacaaattaaattGAAGGAAACATTTTACTGTTTATATTTCAGAGCTCTAGTCAAGCTGACTTTTACATTACCTTTTACAAAAGTCATCttaattttttacaatttatataCAATTTTACACAGTAGGCTATTTTACACAGTAGCTTCACCTTACATACGTTGGTGTAGGTGAAAACTACCTCAAACCAAACATGTATACATTCAAGGGGTCAAGTTTGACTGGTCCAGTTAGCCCTGCTGTTAGATGCCATAACTACACCATCTgggtgcaaagaaagagaataTCCTTCTCTATTGATGGCCATTAGGAGGATAGTTGCAAGAAAAGGTCTTGGGACTGAGCATTCCTATAGATTTGCACAtcacaaaagtattttttttttttttttttactttagctTATTGTTTTTAAGAGAGATGAAGGATAACCAGGCACTGCCATTTCTTTTTGCAGAGTATCACAGACTGAAAACTTTAAAGGTGACCAACCTAAGTGTTGCAGTGTGCGACTGGCTTTAAATGTCTTATGGTAGCTTCCTAGTTATCTTTAGTGTGCTCTTCTATTGCTTTCAATACATGGTCAATAAAGTGGTCACAGTATGAATCATTTATTGTtgaaacaaactttttttccaaatgaAAGCAGACTGGGTCCACCACAGCATAGCCACACTGAAAGCATGCAAACTGCAAGTTATGTTAGTTAGTTATGTTGCAATAGGATTCAAAGATCCTCATCAGCAAAGACACAAGTCCTTGCAGACCCCTATGGCCAGCTTCGACTCCTCCCCATCATATGCTGGTGTGATGTATTCCAGTCTTCAAGCAGAAGGAACTGGATGAAATATGAATAATACCAATTCACAATCTGACTTGTGATGCAGCCTTGGAATCATAACCACACCATGCTGGTTCAGTTGGCCATGGACAAATAGACAATTGGTCTTCAGACCGAGCCTGGTTTCTCCATTCTGTCACagatggagtttgggttccttgccaTTGTTGAATTTTGCCTTGCTTAGTTGGGGTCTGGGGACACTTGATATTCAGCAATATTATTGAATGCACTGACACTATCAACTGAACTGAGCTAGATGACATCACAGTTTGCCACAGAGCTACTTTAtagctaaataaaatgtaatgttaatttaaaatgtatttaaaactaAAATCTGGAAAGTTATTACAAATTAGTGTTTTGCTTTTTCATTACAGGTTGTGGAGTTTAGATTTATGTGAGGAAAGTAATATATTTAAAGCAGTTCAGCATAAGGCTGCAACATAAAATTGGGGAAAAAATTGAGGGAGTATGAATACTTTTGCAATGCCCATATGCAGTAACTTAATAAATGAACAATCAGCTGGTAAAAATTTGAAAATGTCACGTATCAATATCACATAATAACACTTGTATTTACAGTATAAGTGTTACAGTAAATTAAGTTAAATTAATTTGACACTTTTTGGATGTTTAGCAATTATAATTTTTCACCATGTGATCCTTAAAATAAACTCTACAGAGAAGCGCatgttttttgtgttgtttttttttttttttgcaactgcATGGTTGCAAAAACTCCACAATcattatgacatttttaaatatgtagcacacatttatgtttatagttttgttattttgagaCTACACAACTTCTCCCCcccaaataattaatttatttacttttatttgtattgtttttattaaaaaaaatatttattttaattgtaatgttttttaaagatattaTTATTAGCTTTTTACCAGTTTAAAAACCCTTTTGTGTTTCTACACAAAAACTGGTTTGAAAAGCCTGACATGTTTAATGCACTTCATGTTGTTGATAACAAAGAGTCAAATACATTTTCCTTCCCTCTGCAGTTTTATATCAATACGCTACACGATTATTCTATTTTAAACCGTATTATAAATGAGTTAGGTTAAACTAAAACAAAGTAACCATATattattacttaaaatgtgtcatgTAATAGATTACAGTATGTTATTACTTATCTCCAAATTTCATCATGTAGGCTACTCAGCACTGCATCTGTGATTAATGTTGGAGGATTTGTAACAAAAAGAAAACGGTAATCTTTTAGAGTTGATTAAAAAGAGATTGTTTACTTGGATTGCTAAGTATATTTTGTGACCCAGGGAATGCCGCATACAGTAGGGGGCGATATGAAATTTGCTGCAAACACTCTTTCACTCTACAGAATAAGAACGGGCTGTGACGTCAGCTTGCAACTGAATGAAGTCAGCTGACTTTTCTCGTTTCTCACGTCTCATCTCTCAGCAAAGGATCTAGACATTGGACCGTCTCATTATCTGAGGTATTTTTtggaaattattataattttttttctcgtACTGAGACCGCATTATACCATACTTATTAGGTTAGTCGAGCACAAAATATGATTATACTAATTATTTTCTTTGTAGTTGATTTATTCTTTAATAATTCTCATATAACAGCTTATTGTACTGTTTAGGTAAACGTTACACTGTGTCGCCGAATCATTGTGCTGCGCATCTGCACGCAGCTCACCCTGTTATTTCCCCTGCAGCACTGAGAATAGTCCACTTGGATGCTAAACAAATTGCCGTAGACTTGCAATATAATATGTATAAAGATTTTAGGTGTTTACGAAAACATGAGATTCTGAATATCAAGATGTTGTATCGCTttgggagagaaaaaaaatagctCC
This DNA window, taken from Pseudorasbora parva isolate DD20220531a chromosome 24, ASM2467924v1, whole genome shotgun sequence, encodes the following:
- the naa50 gene encoding N-alpha-acetyltransferase 50 isoform X1 codes for the protein MKGSRIELGDVTPHNIKQLKRLNQVIFPVSYNDKFYKDVLEVGELAKLAYFNDIAVGAVCCRVDHSQNQKRLYIMTLGCLAPYRRLGIGTKMLNHVLNICEKDGTFDNIYLHVQISNESAIDFYQKFGFEIIETKKNYYKRIEPADAHVLQKSLRSPCAPPAGELQKAD
- the naa50 gene encoding N-alpha-acetyltransferase 50 isoform X2 yields the protein MKGRIELGDVTPHNIKQLKRLNQVIFPVSYNDKFYKDVLEVGELAKLAYFNDIAVGAVCCRVDHSQNQKRLYIMTLGCLAPYRRLGIGTKMLNHVLNICEKDGTFDNIYLHVQISNESAIDFYQKFGFEIIETKKNYYKRIEPADAHVLQKSLRSPCAPPAGELQKAD